The Streptomyces collinus DNA segment AACCGCAACGCGGCCACGGTCCTCAGCTCCGCGCTGCTCGGCATCGGCGGCATCGTGTTCACGTCGATATGGACGACGTACGAGGACTTCGGCAAGGGGCTGGTCTCGACGGCGGCGTTCGGGCTGCTGGGACTGGTGATGATGGCGCTGGCGTTCCTGCTGGTTGACCTGGTCACACCGGGCCGCCTGGGCGCGACGCTGGTCGAGTCGGAGCCTCATCCCGCGGTCTGGGTGACGGCCTCGTGCAACCTCGCCGTGTCGGCCGTCATCGCGGCGTCCATCGCCTGAAGCGCTGACGGGGCAACTCTCGAAACACAGTGAACGCACAGGCACAGTTCCACCTCTTGTAGGGCGGAGCCCCCCAACTGAGAGGAACGTGCCGTGCGTTCACCGAGACCTATACGTTCGCGCCTGTACCCGGCCGGGTCGGTGGTCCTGGCCATGGCTGCCGCCGGATCCGTGCTGGCGGGGCCGGTCGGATCCGCCTTCGCCGCCGACGCGGGCGTACGCGCCGATCTGCGGGCGGACGTGAACCGCGACGGGCGTGTCGATGTCACCGGTGGCAGCGACACAACGGGTGAGGACGCCTGGTCCGTCGACCGCGGAGCCGTGTTCCTGCCCAACATCGATGACGACTCCAAGCGGTGCCCGGTGACCGCGCCCGACGGCGAGCCGCTGTCCGACGCCAAGCTGGCCGCGTGCAACGACGGCTCCGACGTGAAGGTCAACGGCACCGAGGACGCGGCCGACCTCGCCCGGGTCCGTTC contains these protein-coding regions:
- a CDS encoding DUF350 domain-containing protein, whose translation is MSDIVNGLGRAAAYGGLGLVLLLLGIVLVDVLTPGKLGRQIWEQRNRNAATVLSSALLGIGGIVFTSIWTTYEDFGKGLVSTAAFGLLGLVMMALAFLLVDLVTPGRLGATLVESEPHPAVWVTASCNLAVSAVIAASIA